The following is a genomic window from Flavobacteriales bacterium.
AGGTGATTCATTAGAATGGTTCTTTCCAAGATAAAAAACAAGACTCTTAACCATTGTCAGTTTAATCTTGTTAAACACGTCCATTCTTATATCAGCCCATAGAATACCTTGTTCAACATAATTCAATGATTCATCATACTTACCACGGATAAGGGATGTAAGCGCGCGATGGAAGTAGGCAGAAACCCTCCTTCTTTCTACGCTTTCATCTTTGGCTGCCAGAAACATCTTCCATGCCTCATCCCAATTGGCGAGGAGCTCTGTTTGTTTTTTCCGATTCTTGTAATAGATGTAACCTATGTCAATGAAATTCTTAATCATCAAAGAATGATCCTGTAATTCCGAAGCAATCTTCAGTGACTCACTTCCAACTATTTCTGCTTGTTCTGGATAATTGGCTGACTTATATGTGACACAAAGCCGATTAAGTATGGCTGCCTTTAATCTCTTTCTTTGAGCGTCCTCTGAGAATTCAAATCTTTCAAGCCTGTCAAGCTCTGATAAAAGCAGTTCGTGAGCCGAAGAATCTAAGTGGAGAGACAGAAATGAGTTGGAATATCTTATAACAAATTGGAAGTAATCATCTCCTAAAGAATAGAATCTCTTCTGATCACTTGACATAATCTCATACACCTGCTTGTAAACAGTCACTGCCATAGAAAAAGTCCCATAATCCTTTATCTCATCGCAAATCCTTGTAAATGCACGAATGATAGAGATTTGACCAAACCAGAGTGATGAAAACCTCTTTACTGCTTCAAAGAGTTTCAAGGAAAACGTGACCTTAAGTTCCCTTGCTACTTTTCCCTCAAATAAGCAGTCTAAGCCAAAACTTACAACATCACTATCTAAAGGATCGAGCGTATTTTTCGCAATGAACCATTGAGATGGATACAGCTCTTTCAAATTAAACTTATCAGTTATGATTAGTAGACGTGAACAAATTTCTTGATCGACCCCACTCGAAAAGAATGTTTCATAGAAGAAAGTTTGAAGTTTTTGATGGCGGAAAACCACCTGATTTGTGGATGTGACATCTAAAAAGCCAAGTTGAACAAGTTCTCGAACCTTATTAAGATGTATCTCCAACTCATCCAACAATGAGAAGGATACTTGTTGAAGTAATGCCAAGTACTTAAGCAAAACTTCAAACTTCCGCGACTCTACCTGTTCCTGTATAAAGCGCCAACGCAATAAAAACAGCCCCTCAATCCGTGGAGGAAGTTGTTTTAGGAGTGAGTGAAAACCATTTATGTCAAATATGTAGAAGTAGTCTTTTCTTTTTCGAATAACCCCCAAGTCAAACATATGAAGCAGAGTTTGCTCAATGTATAACGGAGATTTATCCAGTCCTTCTAACGCGAACGCAAAGGTTTTCGGATATTTCTCCCTTAGGTCTGGAATACAATGCGACACAAATTTTTCAGCGTCAGCAGTAGAGAAATCCAAAACTTCGAAGTCAAACACGAAATTGGTTCGTGCAATTCCTTTTTCCCGGACCAGATTAAACAACGTGCCAATATGAGATTGTTCTATCACAAAATCTGTATTGAAGCTAAGTACTAAGCAAATGCCAGAGGTCTTGCCTACGGATTTTCTGATTAACTCGTTTAATATTGCCCCAATGTCCTCATTGAAAAATTGTACGTTATCTATTACAAAAGCAAATTTGGAATTACTGATTTTTTCCACCAAATCATCGATTACAATCGAAAGGTTGTCTGACAAAAAACTATCCTCGTAGAGAGCTCGGATCAATTTGTTGGTGTGTCCAGTTAACTGCTTCTTCGAATTCGAAGTACCCGCAAGAATCTCTGTTTGCGGCAGTCCAACCACCTCAGAAATCCACTTTTTGAGAACCTGAAACCCTGATGATTCACTTGCTTGAAAATCACCATCAACACTAACAATTCGAAAATTATTGCTCAGCAGGACATCATTTGTCTCCTTCAGGAGCCTGGATTTTCCAGTACCGCTACGACCATAATAAGTAAAGATTCTGCCTTTATTTATTCCTACGGTTTCGTTTTGAATTATATCTAAAAACTCAAGTCGACCACGTCCTATTATTGGTGTTGAAATCACCCATGAGCAGTTGATGTTTCCAAGTGATAGTTCTACTTCAGTTCCATCCTCACAAATGGAATACACTTTGGGCAAAGGAATGGTCTTGTGGTACTGCTCAAGTTTGAATACAAATCGATGGAACTCTATGCTAGCTTTATCAATACGAATATCAACTTTCCAATGATCTCGCTTGAGTTGTTCGCTAAGACATGAGAAGTGTCTTTTAAACTCATTTGGTTTTAAGAATAGGATGGCAGCACGGTCCGCATCTGTTTTATTAGAGACGAAAACGTCAATGCAGAAAGTTTCGTTAACGTTGAGAGCCGCGTTTTTATTCTGTAGTTGAGTAACTATCGTTTTAGACGAGTAGTCATAAGAAACATCTCGTTGGAGGTTAATTCGATATTGTAATTCTTGTTTCGTTCCAAAGTTCCGACTGCGATTTTCTATGGAAATCCCCGGGAAATACTGCTTGAGAATTGAATCATGTTTAAGAATTTCCTCCTCAAGGATTTCGTCTTCAATAAGCTGGAACTTAAGACCTGTTTTCGACTTAAACTGTGTAATGTAGTTTCTAGCGTTATCATTCAACTTAGTTGGTGTAAAAAAGAAGACCGCTTTAACCTCCTTAATCACTGCCATAACTAAAGTCGGACTTAGCGTGTCAATGGAAATATTCGCTGATCGATTTTTACACTCTACCCAATATTCGTCTGTATAGAAAAACTCATCGGTTAATCCAATTTCAAAATCTCTCTTACCATCATGGGTTCTTCTCGTCCTCTTCCAATCTAGCTTAGGATGTTGTTTTGATAAGAGATCTTGGACGAGATCCTCAAACCGCTCTCCTTTATTTTCCGACATTAAAGGCTCCCAATCAGAATCCGTTAAGAACTTCATTTACAAGGTAATTGACAGTTATCGTTTATTGGTTTTCCTTATTCAAAACTTGAAGTTTGACCTAAGCAAACACATTGGCAAGGTACACTTCCCTTAATTCATTTCCTATGCTACAATACTGGCATGGAAAAATTCCCAGAACAATTCAATTCAAACAAACCAGAAGTGGTACCAGTCCAAGCGATAACTGTTCAAGATTTAAGCAAATTGGGGCCTGCGTTAGCAAAAGGTTTAAATGCAGCAATGGAAATCTTATTTACTGTAAGTTTTATTCACCCGAAAGCCGATCAAAAATATTTGATTGATTCTCTCACAGATGGCGATGTCATTACTGAAGATCAAGCGCGGGATACGATTGAGAATCTTATCCAAAAGAAGATAATTGCTGAAAATCCTGATGGAACTTATAAAGCCCTTGTTAAAGTTAGACCCGAAGATGAGGCATCTTAAACTTATTTCTTAGCTGAAAAACCGCCCAAACGGGCGTTTTTCACTTCTTAGCATTTCTCATTACTTCTACACACAACTCCTTCGGAATCTTCGACCTTTCATAGTTATTCTTCAATCCCTGTGTTCCCCCGTGACTCCCCTTAGGAGCACTGTCGTGACACTTCGAGCGAGGCTTGCACATCGGTCTTGGTTTCCAATTCGGGTTGTTCGTCCAAATGTCGGTCGGTTTCATTCTGAAGTCTCCGTATTGGCAGTACGTGACCGTATGCCTGAACGGTAGGTTCTGCATGAATTTTTGATGCCTCAGTTTACCGCGTGGGTTTTCGATGTACCAGATCAGGTTCGGGTTGAATTTCTGGTAATGGCGAATGAGTTTGAGCGTCTTTTTTACAAGCTTGATTCCAAGCAAAGCAGTTTCAGTTACAGGAATAGAGTTTTCTGCTTTTCCTTTCCAATGCTTCCACGAGCTTGCGACTGAGAACCCTGTACATGGTGGGCTTGCCCAGATCACATCAGGAATGAATGGGATGTCTTTAGGAGTTAGTTCTAATACGTCTTTGACGAGGTCAATCTTCTCGAACGGCTTTACATCCGTTGAGAACACCTCCATATTCAGTTTTTCTGCGGCCTTGGCGATGCTTCGGCTGCCAGCAAACAGCTCTAATATTTTCAGATATTTTCATCAGGTCTGACCTATCTTTTGGTTCTGTGATAGAGCGTCATCCAAAGACTGTAAGGGGTTCGCAAGTTCTTGGTATTCACTCCTGGGAGCGAGTATTCCTTCAAGTGCTTTTCTCGGTAGGTTATCCCATCCTCATGAACCGTAATGGTTCGTTCCCCTTTTTGGATATAGATCGCTTCTTTATTCTGTAGCAGTTGCTCCATGCTTCCTGCTTGTTTCAGTTCCTTTTGGAAAAGTTCTATGTCATTTTCCGTGAACCGATAGTTTCCGTTGGAGTCCACCTCTTTTGTAACGGTTTCTTTTGTTATTGGCAATTTCTGTGTTGGTTGCTGGGCAGTTTTTTCTCTGCCGCCCTGGGTTTCCACAGCTTTTCCACTTGGTTCTTGGAACCTGTAGAACATCCTCAACTTGCCTTTCCGCTCTTCCGCGGTTCTGAGTTGAAGGCCTGCTTCTCCAGTCACTTGGATCAGTTTTTTCTTGATGAGTGTTGAGGTTGCATCTGTCAGGGCACGCCTTGAACAGCCTGTCTTCCTGCGAAGCTGGCTTCCACTTATCCAATCTTTTGTTTTTCGTTGTTGCGTTCGTGGATCTCTCCATCCCCATGTTTGGCGGATGATGATGAGCAGCAACTTAAGTTCCGTGGACTTCAGCTTTGGAAGATGCTCATCGAAAAGACCGTTCGGAACTGGTGTTGTTCCGCTAAGTTGTTTGTTGTTTTCCTGCATAGACCTACATCTCAATCTCTATCGAGGGCATGTCGTCCGGGTGTAGTTCTTCTTCCTCCTCGTCCATGTCAAATACATGGAAGTCCGTCTCTGGTTGATGGAACAGGGTCAGGAACTTCGTTCCCTTTTCTGTGATTCGCATGGTTCCAACTTGGAACCAGAGTATGCGTTCCTTACCGTCTATTTGTACGCTCTTTTTGGTACAGATCTTTAGATATGTCATGACCTTTTCGGTTATCCGTATAATCTTCTTTCGACCATACTCTGACCGAAGGACGATGTGGTGCACTGGAAAAGGTTGGGGACACCTACAAGCACAATGCGACTTTACGACTTTTAAGTCTTATTGTGCGACATTCAGAACTGCAAAAAATAAGCAGCACACATCAGAACGGTCACCTAAACAAGACCTAGTTAATAATGGATGCCCTTACCCTTTTCTTCTTTATGAACGATACATCGTTTCCTTCTATCAAAGTACTTTTTGATCATACATGGATGGTCTGTCTTTGACAATATCTTTTTTGGTCAGGCCGCAAACTTGTACGGGCTGTCAACCTTGTGCAACTTTTTCCCTTTGCTCGATTCTTTTGGTAGAAAACGTTGAAGCATTTCTCCCTGTTCTTGCAGATTGAGACGTACATAAATCTCACTGGATGTGATACTTGAGTGCCCTGCTATGCTCTGTATCTGATGGCGATTTCCGCCAGCATTCAGAACAGCATGACATTTGCCATGCCTGAAGGCGTGGGGACGTATCGGAAAACCAAGAAAGTCACTCAGTTCCCTGCACCAGCGTTGAACCGTCCGTGGCTGTAAGCGTGTTCTCCTTCCTCGGTTTCTGGAGGTCGGTGGCGTTTGGAACAGTTCATCACTTTTGTTCATGCAGATTCGGATACCGATATACTTCATCAGTAATCGGTGACACTCGTCATTCCACATCACCATTCGAAGCTTTTTTGTTTTTAGTGTGGTGATGTAAGTATGGTTGCGGTCGGTTTGGATGTCGCTGATCTTCAATGACAGAAGTTCGGAGATTCGCATGCCTGTGTTCCAAAGCAGTTGAAAGATGACCTTTCTTGTCAGTTGGTTGTAATCATCCTCGTCCAAGGTCTCATCGATCAGGTCAATTTGCTCCTGTGAGATGAAATCCGGAAAGGTTTCAGTGATTCGTGGACCTTGGATCAGTTCCCAACTCACGGTGCTCTCATCCTTGGCCGACCAATGTTTGAAGAAGGCCCTAATGGAATTAGCGGCCAGCGAACGGGTTCGCTCTTGGTAAATGGTTATCAG
Proteins encoded in this region:
- a CDS encoding tyrosine-type recombinase/integrase encodes the protein MRTLSTYKSVLMLFCKWLDNPELHTVTDDHVDDYLAYLITIYQERTRSLAANSIRAFFKHWSAKDESTVSWELIQGPRITETFPDFISQEQIDLIDETLDEDDYNQLTRKVIFQLLWNTGMRISELLSLKISDIQTDRNHTYITTLKTKKLRMVMWNDECHRLLMKYIGIRICMNKSDELFQTPPTSRNRGRRTRLQPRTVQRWCRELSDFLGFPIRPHAFRHGKCHAVLNAGGNRHQIQSIAGHSSITSSEIYVRLNLQEQGEMLQRFLPKESSKGKKLHKVDSPYKFAA
- a CDS encoding restriction endonuclease, with translation MKFLTDSDWEPLMSENKGERFEDLVQDLLSKQHPKLDWKRTRRTHDGKRDFEIGLTDEFFYTDEYWVECKNRSANISIDTLSPTLVMAVIKEVKAVFFFTPTKLNDNARNYITQFKSKTGLKFQLIEDEILEEEILKHDSILKQYFPGISIENRSRNFGTKQELQYRINLQRDVSYDYSSKTIVTQLQNKNAALNVNETFCIDVFVSNKTDADRAAILFLKPNEFKRHFSCLSEQLKRDHWKVDIRIDKASIEFHRFVFKLEQYHKTIPLPKVYSICEDGTEVELSLGNINCSWVISTPIIGRGRLEFLDIIQNETVGINKGRIFTYYGRSGTGKSRLLKETNDVLLSNNFRIVSVDGDFQASESSGFQVLKKWISEVVGLPQTEILAGTSNSKKQLTGHTNKLIRALYEDSFLSDNLSIVIDDLVEKISNSKFAFVIDNVQFFNEDIGAILNELIRKSVGKTSGICLVLSFNTDFVIEQSHIGTLFNLVREKGIARTNFVFDFEVLDFSTADAEKFVSHCIPDLREKYPKTFAFALEGLDKSPLYIEQTLLHMFDLGVIRKRKDYFYIFDINGFHSLLKQLPPRIEGLFLLRWRFIQEQVESRKFEVLLKYLALLQQVSFSLLDELEIHLNKVRELVQLGFLDVTSTNQVVFRHQKLQTFFYETFFSSGVDQEICSRLLIITDKFNLKELYPSQWFIAKNTLDPLDSDVVSFGLDCLFEGKVARELKVTFSLKLFEAVKRFSSLWFGQISIIRAFTRICDEIKDYGTFSMAVTVYKQVYEIMSSDQKRFYSLGDDYFQFVIRYSNSFLSLHLDSSAHELLLSELDRLERFEFSEDAQRKRLKAAILNRLCVTYKSANYPEQAEIVGSESLKIASELQDHSLMIKNFIDIGYIYYKNRKKQTELLANWDEAWKMFLAAKDESVERRRVSAYFHRALTSLIRGKYDESLNYVEQGILWADIRMDVFNKIKLTMVKSLVFYLGKNHSNESPADYAQIAIDLCVRYSSNRSYWKSHYLLGKVTSDHSVKNESYLVALELLSTIIVDNRMEERYLYFFEDMAISLRQFSRLKSEDVDEKLQTCIRSKQVRSQVKRILNMDNERFAEFLYALEPKTNITDGRTSFPNP
- a CDS encoding replication protein is translated as MQENNKQLSGTTPVPNGLFDEHLPKLKSTELKLLLIIIRQTWGWRDPRTQQRKTKDWISGSQLRRKTGCSRRALTDATSTLIKKKLIQVTGEAGLQLRTAEERKGKLRMFYRFQEPSGKAVETQGGREKTAQQPTQKLPITKETVTKEVDSNGNYRFTENDIELFQKELKQAGSMEQLLQNKEAIYIQKGERTITVHEDGITYREKHLKEYSLPGVNTKNLRTPYSLWMTLYHRTKR